A region of Paraburkholderia sp. BL23I1N1 DNA encodes the following proteins:
- a CDS encoding D-2-hydroxyacid dehydrogenase, whose protein sequence is MHEIAFLDRATLAPQIVLREPRFDHQLIEYDNTTPEQVLERLAGVSIAIINKVALTQEVLDQLPDLKLVAVAATGTDCVDKAACQRLGIAVSNIRGYAINTVPEHTFALILTLRRNLIAYRNDVLAGEWQKSGQFCFFTHAIHDLAGARLGIIGEGVLGQRVAEIGKAFGMLPMFAAHKGKEGLGPLYTPWDEVLATSDIITVHSPLTPNTRNMLAMPEFRAMKKKPLIINTARGGLVDEDALVRALDEGLISGAGFDVTASEPPRDDNPLMRAAGRSNVILTPHVAWASDEAQQPLADQLMDNIENFVNSAPTNLVSGSY, encoded by the coding sequence ATGCATGAGATCGCCTTTCTCGACCGCGCCACGCTCGCGCCGCAAATCGTGTTGCGCGAACCGCGCTTCGATCATCAATTGATCGAGTATGACAACACGACACCTGAGCAGGTGTTGGAGCGGCTCGCCGGGGTATCGATCGCGATCATCAACAAGGTGGCGCTGACGCAAGAAGTGCTCGATCAGTTGCCCGATCTGAAGCTTGTCGCCGTGGCCGCCACCGGCACCGACTGCGTCGACAAAGCGGCCTGCCAGCGACTCGGAATCGCGGTGAGCAATATTCGCGGCTATGCGATCAACACCGTGCCCGAACACACCTTTGCGCTGATCCTGACGCTTCGGCGCAACCTGATCGCGTACCGCAACGACGTGCTCGCCGGCGAGTGGCAGAAGTCAGGGCAGTTCTGCTTTTTCACGCATGCGATTCACGATCTGGCGGGCGCGCGGCTTGGTATCATCGGCGAAGGGGTGCTGGGGCAACGCGTCGCTGAAATCGGCAAAGCCTTCGGCATGCTGCCGATGTTCGCCGCGCACAAAGGGAAAGAGGGTCTCGGCCCGCTTTACACGCCGTGGGACGAGGTGCTTGCAACCAGCGACATTATCACCGTGCACAGTCCGCTCACGCCGAATACGCGGAACATGCTAGCCATGCCCGAGTTCCGCGCGATGAAAAAGAAGCCATTGATCATCAACACGGCGCGCGGCGGACTGGTCGACGAGGACGCCTTGGTGCGGGCGCTTGACGAAGGGTTGATCAGCGGTGCCGGTTTCGATGTGACCGCGAGCGAGCCGCCGCGTGACGACAATCCGCTGATGCGAGCGGCCGGCCGCTCGAACGTCATTCTGACGCCACATGTCGCATGGGCGTCGGACGAGGCGCAACAGCCTCTTGCCGATCAATTAATGGACAACATTGAAAATTTCGTCAACAGTGCACCGACCAATCTGGTGTCAGGGTCGTATTGA
- a CDS encoding TAXI family TRAP transporter solute-binding subunit: protein MTPGRRRLLIAAAILLTAALGWGLAVILEPAFRHTIVITTGADNGIYRGFADRYAPILKRDGITLDIRSSSGSSENYQRLTDPNSEYEVGFIQSGTTSPKETDQLQTIAAVSYEPIWVFYRGASTINRLAQLRGKKISIGVPGSGLLNVSQVLLGYSGITRDNTTLLELDAAKSYQALENGQLDAAFFIGRPDAPMQTTLLNSDLKLMSFAQADALVQKFPSLSKVIFPRAATSIVDDLPQADVTLLAATALLVSKDTLHPALAYLLLDAAKTVHGGEDYFTPLGVFPNLRTEEFPVSGESERYFKTGRPFLQRYLPFWLASFIERRLLILLPFMALLLGLLQALPRMAEARIKKRLVVWYREIKALEDEIWKNSHPTQDQIAQWQNEIEHIDAYANEIRMPQRYFQDVYALKQAIGVVRDRISRIAGEH from the coding sequence ATGACACCGGGTCGCCGGCGGCTTCTCATCGCCGCCGCAATACTGCTGACGGCCGCACTAGGCTGGGGACTCGCGGTGATACTCGAGCCCGCCTTCCGCCACACGATCGTCATCACAACCGGAGCGGACAACGGGATCTATCGCGGCTTTGCAGATCGCTATGCGCCCATTCTGAAGCGCGATGGCATTACGCTTGATATCCGCAGTTCGTCGGGTTCGAGCGAAAACTATCAGCGGCTCACAGATCCGAACAGCGAATACGAGGTGGGCTTTATCCAGTCCGGCACCACCAGCCCCAAAGAAACCGATCAACTGCAGACCATCGCCGCGGTCTCCTATGAACCGATCTGGGTGTTCTACCGTGGCGCGTCCACCATCAACCGGCTGGCACAACTCCGCGGCAAAAAGATTTCAATCGGTGTGCCTGGCAGCGGGCTGCTGAACGTCTCTCAAGTATTGCTCGGGTACAGCGGCATCACACGGGACAATACAACGCTGCTCGAACTGGACGCAGCCAAATCCTATCAAGCCCTTGAAAACGGCCAACTGGATGCTGCCTTCTTTATCGGCAGGCCCGATGCGCCCATGCAGACAACGCTGCTGAACAGCGATCTCAAGCTGATGAGTTTTGCGCAGGCCGATGCGCTGGTGCAGAAATTCCCGTCGCTATCCAAAGTTATTTTTCCGCGCGCCGCAACCAGCATCGTCGACGATCTGCCGCAAGCCGACGTCACGCTGCTCGCCGCCACCGCCTTGCTCGTCTCCAAAGACACGCTGCACCCCGCGCTCGCCTACCTGTTGCTGGACGCGGCCAAAACCGTCCACGGCGGCGAAGACTACTTCACGCCGCTTGGCGTGTTTCCCAATCTGAGAACCGAGGAATTTCCTGTTTCCGGAGAGAGCGAGCGTTACTTCAAAACGGGGCGCCCTTTCCTGCAGCGTTATCTGCCATTCTGGCTGGCCAGCTTTATCGAAAGACGTCTGCTGATTCTGCTGCCCTTCATGGCTTTACTGCTGGGTCTGCTGCAGGCGTTACCGCGCATGGCGGAGGCGCGCATCAAGAAACGCCTGGTTGTCTGGTATCGCGAGATCAAAGCGCTCGAAGATGAAATATGGAAAAACAGTCATCCAACTCAAGACCAGATTGCGCAATGGCAGAATGAGATCGAGCACATCGATGCGTATGCCAATGAGATCAGAATGCCGCAGCGTTATTTCCAGGACGTTTACGCACTCAAACAGGCGATCGGCGTAGTACGGGACCGAATTTCCCGGATAGCCGGGGAACACTAG